DNA sequence from the Deltaproteobacteria bacterium genome:
TTGCTAAGTCTCAGGGTCGCATAGCTGTGCCGCAAGTCATGGAGTCGGAAATGCCGTAGCCCCGCTTTCTCAAGGGCCTTGAGAAAGACCCTGTGCCTCAGATTGTCAGGGTCGAGGGGCTGCCCATTTTCACCGACAAAAACCCAGGGCGGGACCTCTCCCCATCCCTTTTTGATCGCCTGTATTTTTCTCTGAGTCTTCAGACGCTTCAACACGTCGGCCAGTTGCCCCGACATATCCACCCGTCGAAGCTCGTGGTTCTTGGGTGTCGTGATCCTTCCCTTCACCAGGTTCCTTCTGACCTCGAGAAAACGCCCATTGAAATCAACGTCTCCCCATTGGAGGCCCAGGAGCTCTCCCAGCCTCAGACCCGTTCTCAGGGCTGTCAAGAAGAACGGATAGTAAGCGGGATAGTGCTCCTTGATCTTCCCGAGAAACAATTGCGCCTCCTCTCGGCTCAACGGGTTGATCTTGTGCCTCCTGTCCCTTTTGGGTAGGTGCTTACCCATTCTGGCCGCCGGATTCGCTTTGATGATCTCATCCTCCA
Encoded proteins:
- a CDS encoding site-specific integrase; its protein translation is MANALEDEIIKANPAARMGKHLPKRDRRHKINPLSREEAQLFLGKIKEHYPAYYPFFLTALRTGLRLGELLGLQWGDVDFNGRFLEVRRNLVKGRITTPKNHELRRVDMSGQLADVLKRLKTQRKIQAIKKGWGEVPPWVFVGENGQPLDPDNLRHRVFLKALEKAGLRHFRLHDLRHSYATLRLSKGDDIADVSHQLGHSSVKITWDVYYHWMPGKKKSEVDALDDQTDQHPPAPYTHPARKKDSAESAKSLKSLVAGGGFEPPTFGL